One window of Streptomyces sp. NBC_00273 genomic DNA carries:
- a CDS encoding CGNR zinc finger domain-containing protein, which yields MSPLTDARVDGEWIVWSPQLRSPGDGTVSLPEDFYLREFMELAPADLEAVAAMMRAYGHLGGRVGALSLDVEEHEHFTALADSLHPERGPFALYGELATLFVSEAQDAIATWLALRHEGGLDALVEAEATEEELAQWQAANSDKAETWPRDLDHMREELLALKVSDLASTLNAALEPFSIGIGGLEDRYPTLLAVTFLQLYNHLAENATIRECANENCRRAFVRQRGRAEYGQNRTTGIKYCTRECARAQAQREHRRRRKLQTAPHKPS from the coding sequence TTGAGCCCCCTCACCGACGCGCGGGTGGATGGCGAGTGGATCGTCTGGAGCCCCCAGCTCCGCTCCCCCGGCGATGGCACCGTGTCACTGCCCGAGGACTTCTACCTGCGCGAATTCATGGAGCTCGCCCCTGCCGACCTGGAGGCGGTCGCCGCCATGATGCGCGCCTACGGGCATCTGGGAGGCCGCGTGGGGGCGTTGAGCCTGGACGTCGAGGAACACGAGCACTTCACCGCGCTGGCGGACAGCCTGCACCCCGAGCGCGGGCCGTTCGCCCTCTACGGCGAGCTGGCGACGCTGTTCGTCTCCGAGGCCCAGGACGCCATCGCCACCTGGCTGGCTCTGCGTCACGAGGGCGGACTGGACGCACTCGTCGAAGCCGAGGCCACCGAAGAAGAGCTCGCCCAGTGGCAGGCCGCCAACAGCGACAAGGCGGAGACGTGGCCGCGCGACCTGGACCACATGCGTGAGGAGCTGCTGGCGCTGAAGGTCAGCGACCTGGCCAGCACCCTCAACGCGGCCCTGGAGCCTTTCAGTATCGGCATCGGCGGCCTCGAGGACCGCTACCCCACACTCCTGGCCGTGACGTTCCTCCAGCTCTACAACCACCTCGCCGAGAACGCCACCATCCGCGAATGCGCCAACGAGAACTGCCGGCGGGCCTTCGTCCGCCAACGCGGACGCGCCGAATATGGACAGAACCGCACCACCGGCATCAAGTACTGCACCCGCGAATGCGCCCGCGCCCAAGCACAACGCGAACACCGGCGCCGCCGCAAACTGCAGACCGCCCCACACAAGCCCAGCTGA